One segment of Lachancea thermotolerans CBS 6340 chromosome E complete sequence DNA contains the following:
- the MIS1 gene encoding trifunctional formate-tetrahydrofolate ligase/methenyltetrahydrofolate cyclohydrolase/methylenetetrahydrofolate dehydrogenase MIS1 (highly similar to uniprot|P09440 Saccharomyces cerevisiae YBR084W MIS1 Mitochondrial C1-tetrahydrofolate synthase involved in interconversion between different oxidation states of tetrahydrofolate (THF) provides activities of formyl-THF synthetase methenyl-THF cyclohydrolase and methylene-THF dehydrogenase), which produces MFSRALSRTPLRRFYLPTQQAVTRVPRASPMLYHTLSGTKVAKSIRDEALREIEQIKARVPAFAPMLKIFQVGARPDSNAYVRMKLKASKESGVACDVEKLPEDISEVELLNKIDQVNKDDSVHGVLIQLPLPKHLDETKITNSVLYSKDVDGFHRYNAGELSKKGGEPKFIPCTPNGCIRLLQEAGVDLKGKNAVVLGRSDIVGTPVSSLLKNLDATVTVCHSRTADLPGILSKADVVVAACGKANYVKGEWLKDGAVVIDVGINYIPDASKKSGQRLVGDVDFESAKHKASYITPVPGGVGPMTVAMLVQNVLLAAKRQLSEGNKLPKITPLPIKLLNPVPSDIDISRAQVPKKIDVVAEELGIQPNEVELFGHYKAKISPGVLKRLESNKNGKFVLVAGITPTPLGEGKSTTTMGLVQALTAHLGKPSIANVRQPSMGPTFGVKGGAAGGGYAQVIPMDEFNLHLTGDIHAISAANNLLAAAIDTRMFHESTQKKDATFYNRLVPKKKGKRVFTKSMVKRLEKLGISKTNPDDLTPEEIKRFARLDIDPETITIKRVVDVNDRMLRQITIGQAPTEKGFTRSTGFDITVASELMAILALSRDLKDMRQRVGRIVIGANRDGEPVTAEDVGCAGAITALLKDAIKPNLMQTLEGTPVLVHAGPFANISIGASSVIADRVALKLVGKPKALEESAETGYVVTEAGFDFTMGGERFFNIKCRSSGLTPNAVVLVATVRALKLHGGAPDVKPGQSLPSEYTEENVDLVTKGAANLCKQIANAKQFGVPVLVAINKFETDTEAEIEAIRKAAKEAGAFDAVATNHWAEGGKGSIDLAHAVVKATEQPTNFKFLYDVDQSVEEKLTAIVQKMYGGAKIDILPEAQRKIDMYKQQGFGNLPICIAKTQYSLSHDASLKNVPTGFTFPIRDVRASIGAGYLYALAAEIQTIPGLSTFAGYMNVEVNEDGEIDGLF; this is translated from the coding sequence ATGTTCTCCCGTGCCCTCAGCAGAACGCCTCTCAGGCGCTTCTACCTCCCCACGCAGCAGGCCGTCACGCGCGTGCCGCGCGCGTCGCCAATGCTGTACCACACGCTTTCCGGCACCAAGGTCGCCAAGAGTATTCGCGACGAGGCGCTCCGCGAGATCGAGCAGATCAAGGCGCGCGTGCCTGCGTTCGCGCCCatgctcaaaatcttccaGGTCGGCGCTAGACCAGACTCCAACGCGTACGTCCGGATGAAGCTCAAGGCCTCCAAGGAGAGCGGCGTCGCGTGCGACGTCGAAAAGCTGCCCGAGGACATCTCCGAGGtagagctgctcaacaagatcgACCAGGTCAACAAGGACGACTCGGTGCACGGCGTGCTCATCCAGCTGCCGCTGCCCAAACACCTCGACGAGACGAAGATCACCAACTCGGTGCTCTACTCCAAGGACGTTGACGGCTTCCACCGCTACAACGCGGGCGAGCTGTCCAAGAAGGGCGGCGAACCCAAGTTCATTCCGTGTACGCCCAACGGCTGCATCAGGCTGCTGCAGGAGGCCGGCGTCGACCTGAAGGGCAAGAACGCCGTCGTCCTGGGCCGCTCCGACATCGTCGGCACTCCAGTTTCctcgctgctgaagaaccTGGACGCGACCGTCACTGTGTGCCACAGCCGCACGGCCGATCTGCCAGGCATCCTGTCCAAGGCCGACGTCGTGGTTGCGGCTTGCGGAAAAGCCAACTACGTGAAGGGCGAGTGGCTCAAGGACGGCGCGGTTGTCATTGACGTGGGCATCAACTACATCCCAGACGCCTCCAAAAAGTCCGGCCAAAGGCTTGTGGGCGACGTTGACTTCGAGTCTGCCAAGCACAAGGCCTCCTACATCACGCCTGTGCCCGGTGGTGTTGGCCCCATGACCGTTGCCATGCTTGTCCAAAACGTCCTGCTTGCCGCCAAGAGACAGCTCTCAGAGGGCAACAAGCTGCCCAAGATCACCCCGCTTCCCATCAAGCTTCTGAACCCGGTCCCCTCCGACATTGATATCTCGAGAGCCCAGGTTCCTAAGAAGATCGACGTTGTCGCCGAAGAGCTGGGCATCCAACCCAATGAGGTCGAGTTGTTCGGCCACTACAAGGCCAAGATCTCTCCtggtgttttgaaaagacTTGAGTCCAACAAAAATGGAAAGTTCGTACTGGTTGCCGGTATCACCCCAACTCCATTGGGTGAGGGAAAATCAACCACTACTATGGGTCTTGTCCAGGCTCTGACCGCGCATCTTGGCAAGCCTTCGATCGCTAACGTCCGCCAACCATCTATGGGCCCAACTTTCGGCGTGAAGGGAGgcgctgctggcggtgGCTACGCGCAAGTCATTCCAATGGACGAGTTCAACTTGCACTTGACTGGTGACATCCACGCAATTTCCGCCGCCAACAACTTACTTGCGGCGGCCATTGACACCCGTATGTTCCATGAGTCCACGCAAAAGAAGGATGCCACTTTCTACAACAGGCTAGTTCCTAAAAAGAAGGGAAAGCGCGTCTTTACGAAGTCCATGGTCAAAAGACTAGAAAAGTTGGGTATTTCCAAGACAAATCCTGACGATTTGACTCCAGAAGAGATCAAGCGCTTCGCGCGGCTCGACATTGACCCTGAGACCATTACAATCAAGAGAGTCGTGGACGTCAACGACCGTATGCTACGTCAAATTACAATTGGTCAAGCCCCAACTGAAAAGGGCTTTACGAGATCTACTGGATTTGACATCACTGTTGCTTCGGAACTAATGGCTATCTTGGCCCTGTCGAGAGACTTGAAAGACATGAGACAAAGAGTTGGACGCATCGTTATCGGCGCTAACCGCGACGGTGAGCCTGTGACCGCTGAAGACGTTGGGTGTGCCGGCGCCATCACGGCGCTACTGAAGGACGCTATCAAGCCTAACTTGATGCAAACTTTGGAGGGTACCCCAGTTCTTGTCCATGCAGGTCCTTTTGCCAACATTTCTATCGGAGCTTCCTCTGTCATTGCTGACAGAGTCGCTTTGAAACTGGTTGGTAAGCccaaagctttggaggaaagTGCTGAAACTGGTTACGTCGTTACCGAAGCAGGTTTCGACTTTACTATGGGCGGAGAACGTTTCTTCAATATTAAGTGCCGTTCCTCTGGTTTGACCCCTAACGCTGTTGTCCTCGTTGCTACTGTTAGAGCCCTAAAGCTACACGGCGGAGCACCTGACGTGAAGCCCGGTCAGTCCTTGCCCTCTGAATACACTGAGGAGAATGTGGACCTCGTCACTAAGGGAGCAGCCAACTTGTGCAAGCAGATCGCTAACGCCAAGCAATTCGGCGTGCCAGTGCTTGTGGCTATCAACAAATTCGAGACGGACACTGAGGCGGAGATTGAGGCTATAAGAAAGGCTGCTAAGGAAGCTGGCGCCTTCGATGCTGTCGCTACCAACCACTGGGCCGAAGGTGGAAAGGGATCCATCGACCTGGCGCATGCCGTGGTTAAGGCTACTGAGCAACCTacaaacttcaagttcctgtACGACGTTGACCAGTCTGTTGAGGAGAAACTCACCGCCATTGTGCAAAAAATGTACGGTGGCGCCAAGATTGATATACTTCCCGAGGCGCAAAGGAAAATCGACATGTACAAGCAACAAGGATTCGGCAACCTGCCAATTTGTATTGCAAAGACCCAGTACTCTTTGTCCCATGACgcctctttgaagaacGTTCCTACTGGCTTCACTTTCCCAATTCGGGATGTTAGAGCTTCGATTGGTGCTGGCTACCTGTATGCATTGGCCGCTGAGATTCAGACAATTCCAGGCCTTTCTACTTTCGCTGGTTACATGAACGTCGAAGTTAACGAAGACGGCGAGATTGACGGTCTATTCTGA
- the RPL19A gene encoding 60S ribosomal protein eL19 (highly similar to uniprot|P05735 Saccharomyces cerevisiae YBR084C-A RPL19A and to uniprot|P05735 Saccharomyces cerevisiae YBL027W RPL19B Proteins component of the large (60S) ribosomal subunit) has translation MANLRTQKRLAASVAGVGKRKIWMDPSETAEIAQANSRNAIRKLVKNGTIVKKPTRMHSRSRTRMMAESKRNGRHTGYGKRKGTKEARLPSQVVWIRRLRVLRRLLAKYRDAGKIDRHLYHSLYKAAKGNTFKHKRALVEHIIQAKADAQREKALKEEADARRLKNRAARERRAQRANEKREALLKEDA, from the exons AT GGCCAACCTACGTACTCAAAAGAGACTTGCCGCTTCTGTTGCCGGTGTCGGTAAGAGAAAGATCTGGATGGACCCATCTGAGACTGCCGAGATCGCTCAGGCTAACTCCAGAAACGCCATCAGAAAGTTGGTCAAGAACGGTACCATCGTCAAGAAGCCAACCAGAATGCACTCTAGATCTAGAACTAGAATGATGGCTGAGTCCAAGAGAAACGGTCGTCACACTGGTTACGGTAAGAGAAAGGGTACCAAGGAAGCTCGTTTGCCATCTCAGGTCGTCTGGATCAGAAGATTGCGTGTCTTGAGAAGACTCTTGGCCAAGTACCGTGACGCCGGCAAGATCGACAGACATCTATACCACTCCTTGTACAAGGCTGCTAAGGGTAACACCTTCAAGCACAAGAGAGCTTTGGTCGAACACATCATCCAAGCCAAGGCCGATGCTCAACGTGAGAAGGCTTTGAAGGAGGAGGCCGACGCCAGaagattgaagaacagAGCCGCTCGTGagagaagagctcaaagagcCAACGAGAAGAGAGaggctttgttgaaggaaGATGCTTAA
- a CDS encoding uncharacterized protein (similar to uniprot|P38202 Saccharomyces cerevisiae YBL028C Hypothetical ORF) produces MAKSLRAKSQLKAKSVKRKNEFQKAADARSQRLADKMKEDLIRQQIEELKSKNSELKDEDAKLALQDEAMDQDAKKVSTSGWRDARHHNYKRNKKLNKSRKKGSFTKF; encoded by the coding sequence ATGGCTAAATCACTACGTGCCAAGTCACAGCTGAAGGCGAAGTCCGTGAAGCGTAAGAATGAGTTTCAGAAGGCCGCTGACGCGCGCAGCCAGAGACTCGCAGacaaaatgaaagaagACCTGATAAGACAGCAAatcgaagagctgaagagcaagaaTAGCGAGCTGAAGGACGAGGACGCCAAGTTGGCACTACAAGACGAGGCCATGGACCAGGACGCCAAGAAGGTGAGCACGTCCGGGTGGAGAGACGCGAGACACCACAACTACAAGcgcaacaagaagctcaacaagagcCGCAAGAAGGGCTCCTTCACCAAGTTTTGA
- a CDS encoding uncharacterized protein (some similarities with uniprot|P38201 Saccharomyces cerevisiae YBL029W Hypothetical ORF), with the protein MLYQGVEDHSAFDSRMLMMPKRGDAGGGGSGAAAVRAASAQPGDASRTHSGAHGGAFGTTGGALDAVPDTELDPLVNLYYPMATAVPPPAHNDISYNSSVLSFSAASPSSLYDMDFYTSNYSGRPEAGRLSNEGRAGSVAGAQGPTAPAGQRDSFLSYSVPTEHSQIRTQQVAEQGPLYTASPLYGASATAFGSINGSAWAGPLGTNLNREVRRSSSLVMPGVPMPNVNTDLNINTASASNHNPNNTNNNYEYEDAEEDGNDEAEEDADNSDSDNQPHLQRQRRFSSSRTPSTGAIATSFSQGSKKVSDSRLSAQGLAEVLNLESAEEALRRERFILDIFERELQYPLGYKTWVRDTSKEYRTQLLDQLHRRVSQTYPEYDKPVLETIIRRATYYMMQSRLRRERRAKAKVKRDEERRSRGSRGSENGHGSQFELPHFGGPVDPGFLR; encoded by the coding sequence ATGCTCTACCAGGGCGTCGAAGACCATAGCGCCTTTGACAGCAGAATGCTTATGATGCCCAAGCGCGGCGAcgcgggcggcggcggcagtGGTGCTGCCGCTGTGCGCGCAGCTTCCGCGCAGCCCGGGGACGCCAGCCGCACGCATAGCGGCGCACACGGCGGTGCGTTTGGCACGACTGGAGGTGCGCTTGACGCAGTGCCTGACACAGAACTCGATCCCCTGGTCAACTTGTACTATCCCATGGCGACGGCGGTCCCGCCTCCGGCTCACAACGACATCTCATACAATTCCAGCGTGCTGTCGTTTTCAGCAGCGTCTCCCAGCTCTCTGTACGACATGGACTTTTACACGTCAAACTACTCGGGCAGGCCCGAGGCCGGTCGCCTCTCAAACGAGGGGCGTGCTGGCTCCGTGGCCGGTGCTCAGGGCCCTACGGCCCCTGCTGGCCAGCGAGActcgtttttgagctaCAGCGTGCCCACGGAGCATAGCCAGATACGCACTCAGCAGGTAGCTGAGCAAGGTCCCCTTTATACAGCCAGCCCGCTTTACGGCGCTTCTGCAACAGCTTTCGGGAGCATAAACGGAAGCGCCTGGGCGGGTCCTTTGGGCACGAACCTCAACCGCGAGGTTCGCAGAAGCAGTTCTCTAGTTATGCCAGGCGTGCCGATGCCAAACGTCAACACAGATTTAAACATCAATACAGCCTCCGCCTCAAACCATAACCCTAACAACACTAATAACAACTACGAATATGAAGAcgcagaagaagatggaaACGACGAGGCCGAGGAGGATGCCGATAATAGCGACTCGGACAACCAGCCCCACCttcagcgccagcgccgcttCTCGTCTTCTCGCACGCCCTCGACTGGGGCCATTGCCACCTCGTTCAGCCAGGGCAGCAAGAAGGTCTCGGATTCCAGACTCTCGGCGCAAGGCTTAGCAGAGGTCCTCAACTTGGAATCGGCAGAGGAAGCCCTGCGTCGCGAACGCTTTATCCTGGACATTTTCGAGCGCGAGCTGCAGTACCCTCTCGGATACAAAACCTGGGTGCGAGATACTTCCAAGGAGTATCGCACGCAATTGCTGGACCAATTGCACAGGCGCGTAAGCCAGACATACCCGGAGTACGATAAGCCCGTGTTGGAGACAATCATCCGGCGCGCAACGTACTACATGATGCAGAGTCGGCTACGACGGGAAAGACGCGCCAAAGCCAAGGTGAAGAGAGACGAGGAACGGCGCAGCCGCGGTTCGCGAGGCTCCGAAAATGGCCACGGCTCTCAGTTTGAACTACCGCACTTCGGGGGCCCAGTGGACCCCGGCTTCTTGAGATAG
- a CDS encoding KLTH0E14454p (some similarities with uniprot|Q12180 Saccharomyces cerevisiae YOL089C HAL9 Putative transcription factor containing a zinc finger; overexpression increases salt tolerance through increased expression of the ENA1(Na+/Li+ extrusion pump) gene while gene disruption decreases both salt tolerance and ENA1 expression): MSDEALRKRVSKACDACRAKKIKCDGCDPCSNCKKVSQECGYTYVVKKRQKPPTRVSNRKILADLSQRLVRLEGILTQIRDGPLNLDDASIAESDSKFHAAPALAELRSANPLRRSSESDSAQSSELESELEPSDMDYEALPQSGSLGGYCGRHSEIDQGPSATLGSKLVNDSPVVTLPYTPVINSASDTTEVVQDSQLNTDGYLGLHSAFSIFKDSGIQWMRQKLNDNQELVRAVQQIKIIMCSDNFTNFGKFFEKTSVIDTYDFPPPETCRRLFITFLEHAAPVVPLDISSEILTLQEKFFVSPRTLNGAELFLIVAVLFVASTIQCQIACLKNDEISKWHMVQTQMVLKSLRLYQQTVLRFSADAVLYTKGVLVYCWLLENSPTPQLAYLALSTAIRLGQEVGLHLRESYFNTSGPSEALRRLVLWMNLYRYDVFLSIRTGKPALIHDGDTSSLNEWDFYQYMNAYCSGGKTALSKAAPDPDSHAWMRKLEDNLEIFASESLENLDFALTYYQWKLVQYSSKCYRYLLTCKAMVQSSFKRRLTLIKALNRDLEEWQAMLPPSLRPAGGISNLMQTLKQLETMPRRRGEAEPPWSFMDSTTASLRLKIINMHLEYYSSLLHTNCTLNRIPWCASPEPAPRDPDALAASEKCTYAARMMIKLGKLVMEPEEPNMVLRGIAFYCVFNGFLNMFWRCIEHPQSSKDDLLLLNSTCLSISAVAKVNKTEFGLKWATVAFLCLNFQKAAVETYEASCGSKDPELDLSVIRSEIESLHPILGQQAQGITVQLHVIDESRNNLRSAGEADARSERQLLNTWFSGLPGTNSGGIGVPAYGAGPGQGSTAAVLDTLEVPMVSQQAADVYGLQTGAKPEEESLLGSQVLDLGALFSAADSTTELPTFFYF, from the coding sequence ATGAGTGACGAGGCCCTGCGCAAGAGAGTGTCAAAGGCTTGCGATGCGTGCCGGGCTAAGAAAATCAAGTGCGACGGATGCGACCCCTGCTCCAACTGCAAGAAAGTCTCCCAAGAGTGCGGCTACACATACGTTGTGAAGAAACGGCAGAAGCCGCCGACCCGGGTTTCGAACCGGAAAATTCTAGCCGATCTGTCGCAGCGGCTGGTTCGCCTCGAGGGCATCCTGACGCAAATCCGCGACGGGCCGCTGAACCTCGACGATGCGAGCATCGCGGAGTCTGATTCCAAGTTTCACGCAGCACCCGCCCTCGCAGAGCTTCGCAGCGCGAACCCATTGCGCAGAAGCTCGGAAAGCGACTCAGCTCAGTCCTCGGAGCTCGAGAGCGAGCTCGAGCCCAGCGACATGGACTACGAGGCTCTGCCGCAGAGTGGCTCGCTTGGCGGGTATTGCGGGAGACACTCAGAAATCGACCAAGGGCCAAGTGCAACCCTGGGCTCGAAGTTGGTGAACGATAGCCCCGTAGTCACGTTACCTTACACGCCCGTCATCAACTCCGCGTCAGACACAACAGAAGTGGTTCAGGACTCGCAGCTCAACACCGACGGGTATTTGGGGCTGCACTCCGCGTTCTCCATCTTCAAAGACAGCGGCATACAGTGGATGCGGcagaagctcaacgacAACCAAGAGCTCGTGCGGGCAGTTCAGCAGATCAAAATCATTATGTGTTCCGACAATTTCACTAATTTCGGCAAATTCTTCGAGAAAACCAGCGTTATCGACACGTATGACTTCCCTCCGCCGGAAACATGCCGACGGTTATTCATCACCTTCCTCGAGCATGCTGCCCCGGTTGTGCCCCTCGACATTTCGTCTGAAATCCTCACATTGCaggaaaagttctttgTTTCCCCAAGAACCCTAAACGGAGCCGAGCTGTTTCTCATCGTCGCAGTATTGTTTGTGGCTTCCACGATCCAATGTCAGATCGCctgtttgaaaaacgacGAGATATCTAAATGGCATATGGTCCAGACCCAGATGGTGCTGAAATCTCTCAGACTGTACCAGCAGACGGTGCTGAGATTCTCGGCAGATGCCGTGCTTTACACCAAAGGTGTGCTGGTTTACTGCTGgcttttggaaaattctCCCACTCCACAGCTGGCGTATTTGGCGTTGTCGACAGCCATTAGATTaggccaagaagttggCTTGCACTTGCGGGAATCCTACTTCAACACCAGCGGCCCAAGTGAGGCGCTGAGGCGCCTTGTTCTGTGGATGAACTTGTACCGATACGATGTGTTTTTGTCCATCCGAACTGGCAAGCCGGCCCTAATACACGACGGGGACACGAGCTCCTTGAACGAGTGGGATTTTTACCAGTACATGAACGCATATTGCAGCGGTGGCAAGACGGCGTTGAGCAAGGCCGCGCCCGACCCTGACTCTCATGCATGGATGAGAAAACTGGAAGATAATCTGGAGATTTTTGCTAGCGAATCTTTAGAAAACCTAGACTTCGCTTTGACCTACTACCAGTGGAAGTTGGTTCAGTATTCCAGCAAGTGTTACCGGTACCTGCTCACTTGCAAGGCCATGGTCCAAAGCAGTTTCAAGCGCCGTCTGACGTTAATCAAAGCCCTCAACCGAGACTTGGAGGAATGGCAGGCTATGCTGCCGCCCTCACTCAGACCTGCCGGCGGCATTAGCAATTTGATGCAAACATTGAAACAACTGGAAACTATGCCCCGCCGCCGTGGAGAAGCGGAGCCCCCCTGGTCGTTCATGGACTCGACCACCGCTTCTCTGCGTCTGAAGATTATAAACATGCACCTAGAATACTACTCGAGTTTGTTGCACACAAATTGCACGTTGAATCGCATCCCATGGTGCGCGAGCCCCGAGCCAGCGCCTCGCGACCCGGACGCGTTAGCTGCAAGCGAGAAATGCACATACGCGGCTAGGATGATGATAAAATTGGGAAAGCTTGTAATGGAACCTGAAGAACCCAACATGGTTCTGCGCGGCATCGCCTTCTACTGCGTTTTCAATGGATTTCTTAACATGTTTTGGCGGTGTATAGAGCACCCTCAATCTTCGAAAGATGACTTGCTGCTCCTCAATTCTACATGCTTATCAATTTCAGCGGTAGCCAAGGTCAACAAGACAGAGTTTGGCCTGAAGTGGGCTACTGTCGCGTTTttgtgcttgaacttccaaaaagctgccgTGGAGACTTACGAAGCGAGCTGCGGGTCGAAAGACCCGGAGCTCGACCTTTCCGTCATTCGGAGCGAGATAGAATCTCTGCATCCCATCCTCGGGCAACAGGCACAGGGGATCACCGTCCAGTTGCACGTGATAGACGAGTCGCGCAACAATCTGAGGAGCGCAGGCGAAGCGGACGCTAGAAGCGAGCGTCAACTTCTCAACACCTGGTTCAGCGGTTTGCCGGGAACAAACAGCGGGGGCATCGGCGTGCCCGCGTACGGAGCGGGCCCTGGTCAAGGATCTACGGCGGCCGTACTAGATACCCTGGAGGTTCCCATGGTTTCGCAGCAGGCCGCCGACGTGTACGGGCTGCAGACCGGGGCCAAACCCGAAGAAGAGTCGTTGCTAGGGTCGCAGGTTCTCGACCTCGGAGCCCTGTTTTCCGCGGCGGACTCCACCACCGAGCTTCCAACGTTCTTCTACTTCTGA
- the PET9 gene encoding ADP/ATP carrier protein PET9 (highly similar to uniprot|P18239 Saccharomyces cerevisiae YBL030C PET9 Major ADP/ATP carrier of the mitochondrial inner membrane exchanges cytosolic ADP for mitochondrially synthesized ATP Pet9p and Sal1p have an overlapping function critical for viability), with protein sequence MAETKKQSNFLVDFLMGGVSAAVSKTAAAPIERVKLLIQNQDEMIKQGSLDRRYTGIGECFKRTAANEGIASFWRGNTANVIRYFPTQALNFAFKDKIKSMFGFKKEEGYGKWFAGNLASGGAAGGLSLMFVYSLDYARTRLAADSKGAKKGGERQFNGLVDVYKKTLASDGIAGLYRGFLPSVVGIVVYRGLYFGGYDSLKPLLLTGSLEGSFLASFLLGWAVTTGASTASYPLDTVRRRMMMTSGQAVKYNGAFDAFRKIVAAEGIKSLFKGCGANILRGVAGAGVISLYDQLQMIMFGKKF encoded by the coding sequence ATGGCTGAAACCAAAAAACAATCTAACTTTCTCGTCGACTTCTTGATGGGTGGTGTTTCCGCGGCCGTCTCCAAGACCGCCGCTGCCCCTATCGAGAGAGTCAAGCTGCTGATCCAGAACCAGGACGAGATGATCAAGCAGGGCTCCTTGGACAGACGTTACACCGGTATCGGCGAGTGTTTCAAGAGAACCGCCGCCAACGAGGGTATCGCCTCTTTCTGGAGAGGTAACACCGCCAACGTCATCCGTTACTTCCCTACCCAGGCCTTGAACTTCgccttcaaggacaagaTCAAGTCCATGTTCGgtttcaagaaggaggaggGCTACGGTAAGTGGTTCGCTGGTAACTTGGCCTCCGGTGGTGCCGCTGGTGGTCTCTCCCTGATGTTCGTCTACTCTTTGGACTACGCCAGAACCAGATTGGCCGCCGACTCTAAGGGCGCCAAGAAGGGTGGTGAGCGTCAGTTCAACGGTTTGGTCGACGTCTACAAGAAGACTTTGGCCTCTGACGGTATTGCTGGTTTGTACAGAGGTTTCTTGCCATCTGTCGTCGGTATCGTTGTCTACAGAGGTTTGTACTTCGGTGGTTACGACtccttgaagccattgttgttgacTGGTTCTTTGGAGGgttctttcttggcttctttcttgttggGTTGGGCTGTCACCACCGGTGCCTCCACCGCCTCTTACCCATTGGACACTgttagaagaagaatgatGATGACCTCCGGTCAGGCCGTTAAGTACAACGGTGCCTTCGACGCTTTCAGAAAGATTGTCGCCGCTGAGGGTATCAAGTCCTTGTTCAAGGGTTGCGGTGCCAACATCTTGAGAGGTGTCGCCGGTGCTGGTGTCATTTCCTTGTACGACCAGTTGCAGATGATCATGTTCGGTAAGAAGTTCTAA
- the SHE1 gene encoding She1p (weakly similar to uniprot|P38200 Saccharomyces cerevisiae YBL031W SHE1) produces the protein MAGMECTPVSDAGMEYHDQVIDNLGVSKRLGNSVLSELDLRATDKASSLGPRFEDAQPHTAACDRFEIMHQTEFGAMQSIGSHYAAHKYPVAETSGISQGATDEGGSAGEDEIPGTPKRAPEQNLQSSNKRLRDRNGKSRESDSFVFSPVSDITRRIRRLRVRNQTPRENRSNVNRVRNTPLSGVPPPKISFDRQQATFAKPTFTSINRETRPGAIFSKLKKPDSKPNKFAPPSTPSPAPPLPQLSSRSAELLRAKDSTKIKDKATKNSPSTAHNSVFQRLYEQTTISRSNSSNTIATQKKTIRKSQTMKNLRQESRQDTSPTPTPVTSSVTRSKSSYTLSTRDKSNEKIPRSTSTSMSRPVWR, from the coding sequence ATGGCCGGGATGGAGTGTACACCAGTTTCGGACGCTGGCATGGAGTACCATGACCAGGTCATAGACAACCTGGGGGTGTCCAAGCGGCTGGGCAACTCTGTTTTGTCGGAGCTTGATCTGCGAGCCACCGATAAAGCTTCGAGTTTAGGTCCCCGATTCGAAGATGCACAACCACATACCGCCGCCTGTGATCGATTTGAGATCATGCATCAGACTGAGTTTGGTGCCATGCAGTCCATTGGGAGCCACTATGCTGCGCACAAGTACCCGGTGGCCGAAACTTCTGGTATTTCGCAGGGTGCAACGGATGAGGGAGGCTCTGCAGGGGAGGACGAAATACCCGGTACTCCAAAGCGGGCACCAGAACAAAATTTACAGAGTTCCAACAAGCGTCTACGGGACCGCAATGGCAAATCACGCGAAAGCGATAGCTTTGTGTTCAGCCCGGTTTCAGACATAACCAGAAGAATACGAAGACTTCGAGTAAGAAATCAGACTCCCAGGGAAAATAGAAGCAATGTCAATCGCGTACGAAATACACCGCTGAGCGGGGTTCCTCCCCCAAAGATCTCCTTCGACCGGCAGCAGGCTACTTTTGCCAAACCTACATTCACATCAATAAACCGGGAGACAAGACCTGGGGCCATATTTtcgaagctcaaaaagccGGACTCGAAACCAAACAAGTTCGCGCCTCCTTCAACGCCCTCGCCCGCACCGCCACTCCCCCAATTATCATCTAGAAGCGCCGAACTGCTAAGAGCAAAAGATTCTACGaaaatcaaagacaagGCTACCAAAAATTCTCCTAGCACAGCGCACAACTCGGTCTTCCAGCGGCTCTACGAGCAGACTACTATCTCGAGGTCGAACTCAAGCAATACAATCGCAacacaaaaaaaaacaattcGTAAATCACAAACCATGAAGAACCTGCGGCAAGAAAGCCGGCAAGACACTTCACCCACGCCAACGCCTGTCACATCGTCAGTAACGCGATCCAAATCCAGTTACACGCTCTCCACCAGAGACAAGTCCAATGAAAAGATACCCAGGAGCACAAGTACTAGCATGAGTAGGCCAGTGTGGAGGTGA